The following proteins are co-located in the Streptomyces sp. NBC_01198 genome:
- the cobC gene encoding Rv2231c family pyridoxal phosphate-dependent protein CobC: MLTPTERGGRTAGDGYDLGHHGDAEVGEGLVDLAVNVRTGTPPPWLAEWIAASLTGLAGYPDGRAARLAVALRHGRADEREVLLTAGAAEAFVLLARALRPRHAVVVHPQFTEPEAALRAAGHPVDRVLLPAADGFLLDPAAVPRDADLVVLGNPTNPTSVLHPATLVRELARPGRTLVVDEAFMDAVPGEPESLAAAREVPGLLVLRSLTKTWGLAGLRIGYVLGAREQIAALERAQPLWAVSTPALAAAVACMGADALAEAADAARQMAADRAYLLGRLGGFGAVRVAGDAPAAPFVLLRMADAGQVRERLRGLGYAVRRADTFPGLGPDWLRVAVRDRRTTDGFLNALSTATTELPVR; encoded by the coding sequence ATGCTCACACCCACTGAACGCGGCGGGCGGACCGCCGGCGACGGCTACGACCTCGGGCACCACGGTGACGCGGAGGTCGGCGAGGGACTGGTGGACCTGGCGGTCAACGTCCGTACGGGCACGCCGCCGCCGTGGCTGGCCGAGTGGATCGCCGCCTCGCTGACCGGACTTGCCGGCTATCCGGACGGGCGGGCCGCCCGGCTGGCGGTCGCGCTGCGGCACGGCAGGGCGGACGAGCGGGAGGTGCTGCTGACCGCGGGTGCCGCCGAGGCCTTCGTGCTGCTGGCCAGGGCGCTGCGGCCGCGGCACGCGGTGGTGGTGCACCCGCAGTTCACCGAGCCGGAGGCGGCACTGCGGGCCGCGGGCCACCCGGTGGACCGGGTGCTGCTGCCGGCCGCGGACGGTTTCCTGCTGGACCCGGCCGCGGTGCCGCGGGACGCCGACCTGGTGGTGCTCGGCAACCCGACGAATCCGACGTCGGTGCTGCACCCGGCGACGCTCGTACGGGAGTTGGCGCGACCGGGGCGGACCCTGGTGGTGGACGAGGCGTTCATGGACGCGGTGCCGGGCGAGCCGGAGTCGCTGGCCGCGGCGCGCGAGGTGCCGGGGCTGCTGGTGCTGCGCAGCCTCACCAAGACCTGGGGGCTCGCCGGACTGCGGATCGGCTACGTCCTGGGCGCGCGCGAGCAGATCGCGGCGCTGGAGCGCGCCCAGCCGCTGTGGGCGGTGTCGACGCCCGCGCTGGCGGCCGCCGTTGCCTGCATGGGCGCGGACGCCCTTGCCGAGGCGGCCGACGCCGCCCGGCAGATGGCCGCCGACCGGGCGTATCTGCTGGGCCGGCTGGGCGGTTTCGGCGCGGTGCGGGTCGCGGGCGACGCGCCCGCCGCGCCCTTCGTGCTGCTGCGAATGGCGGATGCCGGGCAGGTCAGGGAGCGGCTGCGGGGCCTGGGTTACGCGGTGCGCAGGGCCGACACCTTCCCCGGTCTCGGCCCGGACTGGCTGCGGGTGGCGGTACGCGACCGCCGTACGACCGATGGCTTCCTCAACGCGCTGTCCACCGCTACGACCGAACTCCCAGTGCGGTGA
- a CDS encoding sirohydrochlorin chelatase — translation MTPPALLLVGHGTRDEAGASAFRSFVAELGAAHPGLPVGGGFIELSPPPLADSVAALADAGVRDFAAVPLVLVSAGHAKGDIPAALAREKQRHPGTSFAYGRPLGPHPGLLAVLERRVDEALAGADRAGATVLLVGRGSTDPDANAEVFKAARLLWEGRGYAGVEAAFVSLAEPSVPAGLDRCRRLGARTVVVLPYFLFNGVLPDRVREQAAVWAAGPGGGTEVRCADVIGPAPELAELVMERYREALEGDLRMNCDSCVYRVPMPGFEDRVGRPQLPHHHPDDPSHPHGGHGHSHAHTH, via the coding sequence GTGACACCCCCCGCATTGCTCCTCGTCGGCCACGGGACCCGTGACGAGGCGGGCGCGAGCGCCTTCCGCTCCTTCGTGGCGGAGTTGGGCGCCGCCCACCCGGGGCTGCCGGTCGGCGGCGGCTTCATCGAGCTGTCGCCGCCCCCGCTGGCCGACTCGGTCGCGGCGCTGGCCGACGCGGGCGTGAGGGACTTCGCCGCGGTGCCGCTGGTGCTGGTCTCCGCGGGGCACGCGAAGGGCGACATCCCGGCGGCGCTGGCCCGGGAGAAGCAACGGCACCCGGGGACGTCGTTCGCGTACGGGCGGCCGCTGGGGCCGCACCCGGGGCTGCTCGCGGTGCTTGAGCGGCGGGTGGACGAGGCGCTCGCGGGAGCGGACCGGGCGGGCGCGACGGTGCTGCTGGTCGGGCGCGGCTCGACCGATCCCGACGCGAACGCCGAGGTCTTCAAGGCGGCCAGGCTGCTGTGGGAGGGCCGCGGATACGCGGGCGTGGAGGCCGCGTTCGTGTCGCTGGCCGAGCCGTCGGTCCCGGCCGGCCTCGACCGCTGCCGGCGGCTGGGCGCGCGGACGGTCGTGGTGCTGCCGTACTTCCTCTTCAACGGGGTGCTGCCGGACCGGGTACGCGAGCAGGCCGCGGTGTGGGCGGCCGGGCCGGGCGGCGGCACCGAGGTGCGGTGCGCGGACGTGATCGGCCCGGCGCCGGAGCTGGCGGAGCTGGTGATGGAGCGCTATCGCGAGGCGCTGGAGGGCGATCTGCGGATGAACTGCGACAGTTGCGTCTACCGGGTGCCGATGCCCGGCTTCGAGGACCGGGTCGGCCGGCCGCAGCTGCCGCACCACCACCCGGACGACCCGTCCCACCCGCACGGCGGCCACGGTCACAGCCATGCTCACACCCACTGA
- a CDS encoding precorrin-8X methylmutase, whose translation MNRVVHPIEQESFRILRSRLDTSGLPPLRRAVLERVIHSSADLAYATDLVADEAELAAAHTALHAGAPIVADVGMVAAGITARRAVCRLADAVAGQGLTRSAHAVRLAYEQVGPGAVWVIGCAPTALEELLVLDAAPALVIGLPVGFVGAAESKAHLRASGLPAVSNISEKGGSAVAAAALNALLYTPAAVRESKENDL comes from the coding sequence GTGAACCGCGTCGTGCACCCCATCGAGCAGGAGTCCTTCCGCATCCTGCGCTCGCGCCTTGACACCTCGGGGCTTCCGCCGCTGCGCCGCGCGGTGCTGGAGCGGGTGATCCACTCCAGCGCGGACCTGGCCTACGCCACCGACCTGGTGGCGGACGAGGCCGAACTGGCCGCCGCGCACACCGCGTTGCACGCCGGTGCGCCGATCGTGGCCGACGTCGGCATGGTCGCGGCGGGCATCACCGCCCGCCGGGCGGTGTGCCGGCTCGCCGACGCGGTGGCGGGACAGGGGCTGACCCGCAGCGCGCACGCGGTCCGGCTGGCGTACGAGCAGGTCGGCCCGGGCGCGGTGTGGGTGATCGGCTGCGCGCCGACCGCGCTGGAGGAACTGCTCGTGCTGGACGCGGCCCCCGCGCTGGTGATCGGCCTGCCGGTCGGCTTCGTGGGCGCCGCGGAGAGCAAGGCCCACCTGCGCGCTTCCGGCCTGCCCGCGGTGAGCAACATCTCGGAGAAGGGCGGCTCCGCGGTGGCCGCCGCCGCGCTCAACGCGCTGCTCTACACCCCTGCCGCAGTACGAGAATCCAAGGAGAACGACCTGTGA
- the cobJ gene encoding precorrin-3B C(17)-methyltransferase, which translates to MIGLISATAAGRTGCDRLAAAWPERTRRYDGAPVRDLLPVAFAECDQLVLFLATGAAVRLLAPLLAGKTADPAVVTVDEAHRHAIALLGGHAAGANALALAVSTVLTTSPVITTGTDATGTPALDTLPYPAEGAIPAVTRALLDGTPVHLHEDATWPLPPLPTTPPPGATGRAATGPAAPPTRGTERPTPDPTAATSESGLVVWVTDRVVEGGEGTVVVRPPGLVVGVGGSRGAGVGEVVGLVRGCLAEAGLAEGSVWRMATVEAKKDEAGIVGAAALLGVPLVTFGAEALALVAVPNPSAAPLVAVGTPSVAEAAALLAAGPGGELVAEKRKSAMATAAVARRRPRGRLAVVGLGPGARDLLTPRATAELRRASIVVGLDQYVAQIRDLLPPGTRVLESGLGAEEERARTAVAEARAGHAVALVGSGDAGVYAMASPALAEAADDIDVVGVPGVTAALAASSLLGAPLGHDHVSISLSDLHTPWEVIERRVRAAAAADLVVTFYNPRSRGRDWQLPKALALLAEHRGPRTPVGVVRAASRPDEEVTVTTLADVDPATVDMVSVVTVGNTASRVVAGRMVTPRGYRWQAGRDGEGGGA; encoded by the coding sequence GTGATCGGCCTCATCTCCGCCACCGCGGCGGGCAGGACCGGCTGCGACCGGCTCGCCGCCGCGTGGCCGGAACGTACCCGCCGCTACGACGGCGCCCCCGTCCGCGACCTGCTCCCCGTCGCCTTCGCCGAGTGCGACCAGCTCGTCCTCTTCCTCGCCACGGGTGCGGCGGTGCGGCTGCTCGCCCCGCTGCTGGCCGGCAAGACCGCCGACCCGGCCGTCGTGACGGTGGACGAGGCCCACCGCCACGCGATCGCCCTGCTCGGCGGCCACGCCGCCGGGGCGAACGCGCTGGCGCTCGCGGTGTCGACGGTCCTGACCACCTCGCCGGTGATCACGACGGGGACCGACGCGACCGGCACGCCGGCCCTCGACACCCTCCCCTACCCCGCGGAGGGCGCGATCCCCGCCGTGACCCGCGCCCTCCTCGACGGCACCCCCGTCCACCTCCACGAGGACGCCACCTGGCCCCTCCCCCCCCTCCCCACCACCCCACCACCGGGTGCGACGGGCCGCGCCGCCACCGGCCCGGCTGCCCCGCCCACGCGCGGGACCGAACGCCCCACCCCCGACCCCACTGCCGCGACGAGCGAAAGTGGTCTCGTCGTCTGGGTCACGGATCGGGTTGTGGAGGGCGGGGAGGGGACCGTCGTGGTGCGGCCGCCGGGGCTGGTGGTGGGGGTCGGGGGGAGCCGGGGGGCCGGGGTCGGGGAAGTGGTCGGGCTGGTCAGGGGGTGCCTGGCGGAGGCCGGGCTCGCGGAGGGGAGCGTCTGGCGGATGGCCACCGTCGAGGCCAAGAAGGACGAGGCCGGGATCGTGGGGGCGGCGGCCCTGCTGGGCGTGCCGCTGGTCACGTTCGGGGCCGAGGCGCTGGCCCTGGTGGCCGTGCCCAATCCCTCGGCGGCGCCGCTGGTCGCGGTCGGCACCCCGTCGGTCGCCGAGGCGGCGGCCCTGCTGGCGGCCGGCCCCGGCGGCGAACTCGTCGCCGAGAAGCGGAAGTCGGCGATGGCCACGGCCGCGGTGGCGCGGCGCAGGCCGCGCGGGCGGCTGGCGGTCGTGGGGCTCGGCCCGGGCGCCCGGGACCTGCTGACGCCCCGCGCGACAGCGGAGTTGCGCCGGGCCTCGATCGTCGTCGGCCTCGACCAGTACGTGGCGCAGATCCGCGATCTGCTGCCGCCCGGCACCCGGGTGCTGGAGTCGGGGCTGGGCGCCGAGGAGGAAAGGGCGCGCACCGCGGTGGCCGAGGCCCGCGCGGGCCACGCGGTCGCGCTGGTCGGCAGCGGTGACGCCGGGGTGTACGCGATGGCCTCGCCGGCCCTGGCGGAGGCCGCTGACGACATCGACGTCGTCGGCGTGCCCGGCGTGACCGCGGCCCTGGCGGCTTCGTCGCTGCTGGGCGCCCCGCTGGGCCACGACCACGTGTCGATCAGCCTGTCGGACCTGCACACCCCGTGGGAGGTGATCGAGCGCCGGGTGCGGGCGGCGGCCGCCGCCGACCTGGTGGTCACCTTCTACAACCCGCGCAGCCGCGGCCGCGACTGGCAGCTGCCGAAGGCCCTGGCGCTGCTGGCCGAGCACCGCGGGCCGCGCACACCGGTCGGCGTCGTACGGGCGGCGTCCCGCCCGGACGAGGAGGTCACCGTCACCACCCTGGCCGACGTCGACCCGGCCACCGTGGACATGGTCTCGGTGGTCACCGTCGGCAACACCGCCTCCCGTGTCGTCGCGGGCCGGATGGTGACGCCGCGCGGTTACCGCTGGCAGGCCGGCCGGGACGGCGAAGGCGGTGGCGCGTGA
- the cbiE gene encoding precorrin-6y C5,15-methyltransferase (decarboxylating) subunit CbiE, with translation MITVIGTGTGGPPPVVGAADLVVGAARHLDAAELPSGARRLVLGPLAPALDEIGACAAAGRRVVVLASGDPGFFGIVRALGARFGAAALDVRPSAPSVAVAFARAGLSWDDAVVVSAHGRDLRAAVNVCRAHQKAAVLTGPGAGPAELGAALARTGLDRRLVVAAGLGSPDEAVVTVSPAEAAARDWGDAVSVVLCLRPGAPAPAAATVAGPAGAPAGWAMPEEDFSHRDSMVTKFEVRALALARLGPRTGELVWDIGAGSGSVAVECARFGAAVVAVDKSAEAVARVRANAAAHGVDVETVLGRAPAVLGRLPDPDAVFVGGGGSDVAAVVAACARRARRAVVVTLAAVDRVAEVRAALGAAGLAADGVLLQSSRLAPLPGGVTRLAAANPVFVLWAERPTATRTEGAPA, from the coding sequence GTGATCACGGTCATCGGTACGGGGACGGGCGGGCCGCCGCCGGTCGTCGGCGCCGCCGACCTGGTCGTCGGGGCGGCCCGCCATCTCGACGCGGCCGAACTCCCGAGCGGCGCCCGGCGGTTGGTGCTCGGGCCGCTGGCTCCTGCGCTCGACGAGATCGGCGCCTGCGCGGCCGCCGGCCGCCGGGTGGTGGTGCTGGCGTCCGGCGACCCCGGTTTCTTCGGGATCGTACGGGCGCTGGGCGCGCGGTTCGGCGCGGCGGCGCTCGACGTACGGCCGTCGGCGCCGTCCGTCGCGGTCGCCTTCGCCCGGGCCGGGCTGAGCTGGGACGACGCGGTCGTGGTCAGCGCGCACGGGCGGGATCTGCGGGCCGCGGTGAACGTGTGCCGGGCGCACCAGAAGGCGGCCGTCCTGACCGGGCCCGGCGCCGGGCCGGCCGAACTGGGGGCGGCGCTGGCCCGTACCGGCCTGGACCGGCGGCTCGTGGTCGCCGCCGGGCTCGGCTCCCCGGACGAGGCGGTGGTCACCGTCTCCCCGGCGGAGGCCGCGGCGCGGGACTGGGGCGACGCGGTGAGCGTCGTGCTGTGCCTGCGGCCCGGCGCCCCGGCGCCCGCCGCCGCCACGGTCGCCGGGCCGGCCGGCGCTCCCGCCGGATGGGCGATGCCCGAGGAGGACTTCTCGCACCGGGACTCGATGGTCACCAAGTTCGAGGTACGGGCGCTGGCGCTGGCGCGGCTCGGGCCGCGTACCGGAGAGCTGGTCTGGGACATCGGGGCCGGGTCCGGCTCGGTGGCCGTGGAGTGCGCGCGGTTCGGAGCGGCGGTCGTCGCGGTCGACAAGTCGGCAGAGGCGGTGGCCCGGGTGCGGGCCAACGCGGCGGCCCACGGGGTGGACGTCGAGACGGTGCTGGGCCGCGCGCCCGCGGTGCTCGGGCGGCTGCCCGACCCCGACGCCGTCTTCGTCGGCGGCGGCGGCTCCGACGTGGCGGCCGTCGTGGCCGCGTGCGCGCGGCGGGCGCGGCGGGCGGTGGTCGTGACGCTCGCGGCGGTCGACCGGGTCGCCGAGGTCCGTGCCGCCCTCGGGGCGGCGGGCCTTGCGGCCGATGGCGTCCTCCTGCAGTCCTCCCGCCTGGCACCGCTGCCCGGCGGAGTCACCCGGCTCGCCGCGGCCAACCCCGTCTTCGTGCTGTGGGCCGAGCGGCCCACCGCCACCCGTACCGAAGGAGCACCCGCGTGA
- the cobM gene encoding precorrin-4 C(11)-methyltransferase, protein MSGKVTIVGAGPGAADLLTFRAAAAIAAADIVIWAASLVQAAVLEHARPEAEILDSATMSLEDVVAVYQRAQREDLRCARIHSGDPALWGGTQEQVDRCADLGIEVEIVPGVSSFSAVAALAGRELTIPEVAQSVVLTRLGGGKTPMPPGEEVREFARHGTTMAVFLSAARSGQLAAELLEGGYPTDTPVIVAHQVSWPEELLLHCTIATLEETVKAHRLWKHTLFLVGPALSASGTRSHLYHPGHFHGFRRADPVARRELRESRG, encoded by the coding sequence GTGAGCGGCAAGGTCACCATCGTGGGCGCGGGGCCGGGCGCGGCCGACCTGCTCACCTTCCGGGCCGCCGCGGCCATCGCCGCCGCCGACATCGTCATCTGGGCGGCGAGTCTGGTGCAGGCGGCGGTACTCGAACACGCCAGGCCGGAGGCGGAGATCCTGGACTCGGCGACGATGTCGCTCGAGGACGTCGTCGCGGTCTACCAGCGCGCTCAGCGGGAGGACCTGCGCTGCGCGCGGATCCACTCGGGCGATCCCGCACTGTGGGGCGGTACGCAGGAGCAGGTCGACCGCTGCGCGGACCTCGGCATCGAGGTCGAGATCGTGCCGGGGGTGTCGTCGTTCTCGGCGGTCGCGGCGCTGGCCGGGCGGGAGTTGACGATTCCCGAGGTCGCCCAGTCGGTGGTGCTGACCCGTCTCGGCGGTGGGAAGACGCCGATGCCGCCGGGTGAGGAGGTGCGGGAGTTCGCCCGGCACGGGACGACGATGGCGGTCTTCCTGTCCGCCGCCAGGTCCGGGCAGCTCGCCGCCGAGCTGCTGGAGGGCGGCTATCCGACGGACACGCCGGTCATCGTCGCCCACCAGGTGAGCTGGCCCGAGGAGTTGCTGCTGCACTGCACGATCGCGACGCTGGAGGAGACCGTCAAGGCGCACCGCCTGTGGAAGCACACGCTCTTCCTGGTCGGGCCGGCGCTGTCCGCGTCGGGGACGCGGTCACACCTCTACCACCCCGGGCACTTCCACGGTTTCCGGCGGGCCGACCCCGTCGCGCGGCGCGAACTGCGCGAGTCCCGTGGCTGA
- the cobI gene encoding precorrin-2 C(20)-methyltransferase: protein MDLRLTGVGVGPGDPELVTVKGVNALRAAGAVVVPVLDTGETGRAEATVRHYVAADRIVQVVFALNERSDRARREAAWDAAGARVAELLRTHGSVAFATIGDPNVYSTFTYLAHTIGELLPQADISSVPGITAMQDLAARSGAVLAEGTEPLTLVPVTAGAAVLKAALEGPGTVVAYKFGRLAAEVAAALAATGRTEGAVWGSALGLPEESIRPAARLLDGPLPYLSTLIAPPRRDGRGGKL, encoded by the coding sequence ATGGACCTGCGACTGACCGGGGTCGGGGTCGGCCCCGGTGACCCGGAACTGGTGACGGTCAAAGGGGTGAACGCGCTGCGCGCCGCCGGGGCGGTGGTGGTGCCGGTGCTGGACACCGGCGAGACGGGCCGCGCGGAGGCGACCGTACGGCACTACGTGGCGGCGGACCGGATCGTCCAGGTGGTCTTCGCGCTGAACGAGCGGTCCGACCGGGCCCGCCGCGAGGCCGCGTGGGACGCGGCCGGGGCGCGGGTCGCCGAACTGCTGCGCACGCACGGCTCGGTGGCCTTCGCGACGATCGGGGACCCGAACGTCTACTCGACGTTCACCTATCTCGCGCACACCATCGGTGAGTTGTTGCCGCAGGCGGACATCAGCTCGGTGCCGGGTATCACCGCGATGCAGGACCTGGCGGCCCGCAGTGGGGCCGTACTGGCTGAGGGCACCGAGCCGTTGACGCTGGTGCCGGTGACCGCCGGGGCCGCGGTGCTCAAGGCGGCGCTCGAAGGCCCGGGCACGGTCGTGGCGTACAAATTCGGCCGGCTGGCGGCCGAGGTCGCGGCCGCGCTGGCGGCGACCGGCAGGACCGAAGGTGCCGTGTGGGGCAGCGCGCTGGGGCTGCCGGAGGAGTCGATCCGTCCGGCGGCCCGGTTGCTCGACGGCCCGCTGCCGTATCTGTCGACGCTGATCGCGCCCCCGCGGCGGGACGGCCGGGGAGGGAAACTGTGA
- a CDS encoding cobyrinate a,c-diamide synthase has product MVARLVIAAPTSGSGKTTVATGLMAAFAGAGLAVSAHKVGPDYIDPGYHALATGRPGRNLDPYLCGPQRVAPLFLHGAAGCDLALVEGVMGLFDGAAGQGELASTAQVATILRAPVVLVVDASAQARSVAALVHGFASFDPRLRIGGVLLNKVGSDRHERILREALEEVGVPCLGAMRRDTGLVVPSRHLGLVPAAERATDARHFVRAAAAAVRESCDLDALLALARTAPALQAEPWDPAREVDTAAGQIPPVRRSRTGGGGPVGGAPRVRVALATGPAFTFHYAEQAELLTAAGAEVTPFDPLTDESLPPRTDGVILGGGFPELHAAELAANAALRQEIAGFPGPVAAECAGLLYLSRTLDGRPMCGRLPVAATMTGRLTLGYREAVALTGSALAAPGTRLRGHEFHRTAVDPPRGAAPAWGFTHPERRTEGFVDGAVHASYLHLHWAAEPSLATRFVERCAAWTCD; this is encoded by the coding sequence GTGGTAGCCCGCCTCGTCATCGCCGCGCCCACCTCCGGCAGCGGCAAGACCACCGTCGCGACCGGTCTGATGGCCGCCTTCGCCGGCGCCGGCCTCGCCGTGTCCGCGCACAAGGTCGGCCCGGACTACATCGACCCTGGCTACCACGCCCTGGCCACCGGCCGCCCAGGCCGCAACCTCGACCCGTACCTGTGCGGCCCGCAGCGCGTCGCCCCGCTCTTCCTGCACGGTGCCGCCGGCTGCGACCTGGCCCTCGTGGAGGGCGTGATGGGCCTCTTCGACGGCGCCGCCGGCCAGGGCGAGCTGGCCTCCACCGCCCAGGTCGCCACGATCCTGCGGGCCCCGGTGGTGCTGGTCGTCGACGCGTCCGCCCAGGCCCGGTCGGTGGCCGCGCTCGTCCACGGCTTCGCGTCCTTCGACCCGCGGCTGCGGATCGGCGGGGTGCTGCTCAACAAGGTGGGCTCGGACCGGCACGAGCGCATCCTGCGCGAGGCGCTGGAGGAGGTCGGGGTGCCCTGCCTCGGCGCGATGCGGCGCGACACCGGCCTGGTCGTGCCCTCCCGCCACCTCGGCCTGGTCCCGGCCGCCGAACGAGCCACCGACGCACGGCACTTCGTCCGGGCGGCGGCGGCCGCCGTCCGCGAGTCCTGCGACCTGGACGCGCTGCTCGCCCTGGCTCGTACGGCACCCGCGCTCCAGGCCGAGCCCTGGGACCCCGCGAGGGAGGTGGACACGGCGGCCGGGCAGATCCCGCCCGTCCGGCGTTCGAGGACCGGGGGCGGGGGCCCGGTGGGTGGGGCGCCCCGCGTGCGCGTCGCCCTCGCCACCGGCCCCGCCTTCACCTTCCACTACGCAGAACAGGCCGAACTGCTCACGGCGGCGGGAGCGGAGGTCACCCCGTTCGACCCCCTGACGGACGAGTCGCTCCCCCCGCGCACCGACGGAGTCATCCTCGGTGGCGGCTTCCCCGAACTCCACGCGGCGGAGCTCGCCGCCAACGCCGCCCTCCGCCAGGAGATCGCCGGCTTCCCCGGCCCGGTCGCCGCGGAGTGCGCGGGCCTGCTCTACCTGTCCCGCACCCTCGACGGCCGGCCGATGTGCGGCCGGCTGCCGGTCGCGGCCACGATGACCGGCCGCCTCACCCTCGGCTACCGCGAGGCCGTCGCGCTGACCGGCAGCGCGCTCGCCGCACCGGGCACCCGGCTGCGCGGGCACGAGTTCCACCGCACGGCGGTGGACCCGCCGCGGGGCGCCGCCCCGGCGTGGGGCTTCACGCATCCCGAACGCCGCACCGAGGGCTTCGTGGACGGTGCCGTGCACGCCTCGTATCTGCATCTGCACTGGGCCGCCGAGCCGTCGCTCGCGACCCGTTTCGTCGAGAGGTGTGCCGCATGGACCTGCGACTGA
- the cobO gene encoding cob(I)yrinic acid a,c-diamide adenosyltransferase, producing the protein MPQGQPSTVPDDGLTTRQRRNRPLTIVHTGVGKGKSTAAFGLALRAWNQGWPVGVFQFVKSAKWKVGEERALRVLGASGEGGTVAWHKMGEGWSWVQRSPESSEEAAVEGWQQVKRDLAAETYRLYVLDEFAYPMHWGWVDTAEVVSVLRDRPGTQHVVITGRNAPPALVDAADLVTDMSKVKHPMDTGQKGQRGIEW; encoded by the coding sequence GTGCCGCAGGGACAGCCGAGCACGGTGCCCGACGACGGTCTGACGACCCGGCAGCGCCGCAACCGCCCGCTGACGATCGTGCACACCGGCGTCGGCAAGGGGAAGTCGACGGCGGCCTTCGGCCTCGCGCTGCGCGCGTGGAATCAGGGCTGGCCGGTCGGGGTCTTCCAGTTCGTGAAGTCCGCGAAGTGGAAGGTCGGCGAGGAGCGGGCGCTGCGGGTGCTCGGCGCCTCCGGCGAGGGCGGCACGGTGGCCTGGCACAAGATGGGCGAGGGCTGGTCGTGGGTGCAGCGCTCGCCGGAGAGCAGCGAGGAGGCCGCCGTCGAAGGCTGGCAGCAGGTCAAGCGGGACCTCGCGGCGGAGACCTACCGGCTGTACGTGCTGGACGAGTTCGCGTACCCGATGCACTGGGGCTGGGTCGACACCGCCGAGGTCGTGTCGGTGCTGCGGGACCGGCCGGGCACCCAGCACGTGGTGATCACCGGCCGCAACGCACCGCCCGCGCTGGTCGACGCCGCCGACCTCGTCACCGACATGTCGAAGGTCAAGCACCCCATGGACACCGGCCAGAAGGGGCAGAGGGGCATCGAGTGGTAG